From the genome of Tripterygium wilfordii isolate XIE 37 chromosome 6, ASM1340144v1, whole genome shotgun sequence:
CAACTCGGACCAATCAAAACCACATTAActcaaaatttcagaaaaaatCCACTGCCCAAAATGACTCGATGTAAATGAGATTAGGTGATTTTCATCCATCAAAATTTAGTCAACTCAAAAGCAGCCAAAATCATACTTCCAATCACATTTCGCAACAGAAAATTCAAAACTGAAATCAGTCTGCACGAATCTGAACCTGAAAAACCAGTTTTGCCTGGTTTACCAGGTTTAATTTATTCTAGAGAGAGAGGGTATATATGAATATACTTTCCACAGAGAAAACATCATAAAATCTAAAAATCATATATTAAATTAGGTCAACAGAGAAAATGTACTTTCAAAAAAGATGTGATTCGCAATGTGAATGTGGATGTTACGGACATGCCACAAGCCGTGTGTTCATGAAAGATGGAAATAATTAGCTctcattcatgaaaaaaaatttggtaaATTGCACTTCATAACAGCAGGTGCCTTAGAATTtatgaaaatatataatattcacAAGGTGATAGAGGCAATGAGTAAAGCTCAGCAAGTGCAGCCCGTGACAGCAGGGAAAAATAATTGTGGGTAAACAAAATGAAGCATTGCTGTTGGAGGCAGATCTTGAAGCTAGTCAAGAAAATAGAATGAGAAAGCTTCAAATTGATATTTTGCAATTGTTGTTATTATGAAGGTTTTGTAGCAATATATCGGAAACTTGCAAGGACTTGGAAGTTGACAATGAGTTGTATCTAAATAGACAACAATATAATTCATAAGAAAGAACTAAAATAACAAATGAAGATACAAACAAATATACCTGGCCACCTCAATATGTATAAAATATTCCTTCACTCTTAAAACCAGTCATTGTGTGTAATACGCAAAAGAAGGCAAGACACATTATTGCTCTACTGAATCTTTACCTTCTTCAATCTGTACATTAGGGATTCTATAGCTTTCTGTATCCTGTCTCCATCTGCCAACCTCGCAGCTTGGCTCGCCTCACGTAGACTTTGAATCCCACGGCCCAAACTGGCAATTGAGGGAGCTGTAGGAAGAGATTCAGCAGCACATTCAATCCCATCTCCATACACAAGCAACCCTGTACAAGTAGCAACACTACTACCAAATGTTGCCCACGGTAGGACACCAATCGGCTTTACACGCCGTTTCCTCATTATTTCATAAAATGCTGTTCTCATGGCCGAAAAGCTGGTCTTCTCAGCAGAGGCGATAATGCTGTGGGCCACAGTCCTTATTTTCTCTGCAGAAGCTGCTCCCTTAATTACGGATGTCACTTTAGCTCCAGAGGTCGATAATCCTGGGGCTAACACTTTTGAGGGACCAACAGTCTTGCTTAAAACCATTGCCATTGCCTTTTGTGTTTGAGTCAGGAAAAGTTTCAGCGACACGGGAACTTTCAATGATGCAACCTTCATTAATGTCGATGCTGGAACAGCCTTTGAAAGCGATGAAGCTCCCAATGCTGCTGTTGCTCCGGCACCAACTGCCACCACAGGTTTATTTGAGAATAGTCGCTTCTTATCTGCAGGAATTTCCTCATCACTCTCACAATCTTTTACAAGCTCTCCAACCATTTCCCTGACATCTGGTGGAACAACAGTGTTCCACTGCCTTCGAAGACCAGCTAAACTACTGGCATCTACAATTGCTACTATTGTCTTGAATTTCTTTGCCTGATTCTGAAGGGCATGCGCAAGAAATGCATGCGATTTTTCCTCAACTGGAAGCTCTGAGAAATCAATCTTAGTTGACTTGGGATTCATCTTTTTGTTAATGGGCAGACGACCTGCGTTGTTTAGAGCGATTCTCAACCCCTCAACCGCAACCTGGAAGGTGTTAACTTCTGATATAGTTCGGGTATCCACAACTTCCCCTCTGTTGACATCTATCAGCATCTTTTGCGCAAATGCTAAAGCCCTACCAATTGATGGAAGGTccacaaaaatattatgtaGGTCTACAAGTAAAGGATAAATTGATTGCGCAAATTGTGGAACCTCGAAATTGTTCATCGGGAGAATTTCGTTTGAATCAGTAGAACCTGAAGGGTTCAGTTTCGAAACTGAAATATCCATATTTGAAGATAACAACTTCACCATGTGTGACTCAACATTGTTGTTAAGAAAAAACCTCCTTGAACTTGACACAGCTGCAGAACCTACTTTCTGAGGAATCAAATTTCTAATTAAACCCAGGAGCTTGCTCCCTGCATCAACATCACCTGAGTGGTTATCCAAAGCAGATGTTTTGACAGAAGGTGATTCGAGCAACAAAAATGAGGCCCCAACCTCTTTGGCCACCTTCTTAGCAGCCAAGAAGTGCCCATGAAAATCAGTCCCAAATATCTCCCTCAAAGCAAACGTTCCAGCAACATTCTCATACTTCTCCTTATTGATCTTATCAACAAAACATCGTTTTAATACTCCAAAAGACGAAGTGGGAACAATTTCTTCATCATCTATGGATTCAGTATCAGTCAAAGTGGAATGATCAACCTGAGCTACTACAGCATCAGGTCGTAACTCCCTAATAAGACACTCAGCATCATGAACAGATCTCTTGGATAAGTTCTGAACGGAAAGTATGTATATCACAGATTGCGAGTCAGGTTCACGAACTGCCAAAACAAACTCTTTGGTGTGTTCGGGTATTGAAAGCTTGCGAACTAATCCATTTGACACACTCAAATC
Proteins encoded in this window:
- the LOC120000439 gene encoding uncharacterized protein LOC120000439, whose translation is MALTVVYSLQNVWPFSVFKFDDLSVSNGLVRKLSIPEHTKEFVLAVREPDSQSVIYILSVQNLSKRSVHDAECLIRELRPDAVVAQVDHSTLTDTESIDDEEIVPTSSFGVLKRCFVDKINKEKYENVAGTFALREIFGTDFHGHFLAAKKVAKEVGASFLLLESPSVKTSALDNHSGDVDAGSKLLGLIRNLIPQKVGSAAVSSSRRFFLNNNVESHMVKLLSSNMDISVSKLNPSGSTDSNEILPMNNFEVPQFAQSIYPLLVDLHNIFVDLPSIGRALAFAQKMLIDVNRGEVVDTRTISEVNTFQVAVEGLRIALNNAGRLPINKKMNPKSTKIDFSELPVEEKSHAFLAHALQNQAKKFKTIVAIVDASSLAGLRRQWNTVVPPDVREMVGELVKDCESDEEIPADKKRLFSNKPVVAVGAGATAALGASSLSKAVPASTLMKVASLKVPVSLKLFLTQTQKAMAMVLSKTVGPSKVLAPGLSTSGAKVTSVIKGAASAEKIRTVAHSIIASAEKTSFSAMRTAFYEIMRKRRVKPIGVLPWATFGSSVATCTGLLVYGDGIECAAESLPTAPSIASLGRGIQSLREASQAARLADGDRIQKAIESLMYRLKKVKIQ